A genomic stretch from Meriones unguiculatus strain TT.TT164.6M chromosome 15, Bangor_MerUng_6.1, whole genome shotgun sequence includes:
- the Tnp1 gene encoding spermatid nuclear transition protein 1: MSTSRKLKSHGMRRGKNRAPHKGVKRGGGKRKYRKGSLKSRKRSDDASRNYRSHL; the protein is encoded by the exons ATGTCGACCAGCCGCAAGCTAAAGAGTCATGGCATGAGGAGAGGCAAGAACCGAGCTCCTCACAAGGGTGTCAAGAGAGGTGGTGGCAAGAGAAAATACCGGAAGGGCAGCCTGAAGAGTAGGAAACGGAGCGATGATG CAAGTCGCAATTACCGCTCCCACTTGTGA